From Rhinolophus sinicus isolate RSC01 linkage group LG15, ASM3656204v1, whole genome shotgun sequence, the proteins below share one genomic window:
- the CAMTA2 gene encoding calmodulin-binding transcription activator 2 isoform X7: MNTKDITEVAENSHHLKIFLPKKLLECLPRCPLLPPERLRWNTNEEIASYLITFEKHDEWLSCAPKTRPQNGSIILYNRKKVKYRKDGYLWKKRKDGKTTREDHMKLKVQGMEPVSWQCLYGCYVHSSIVPTFHRRCYWLLQNPDIVLVHYLNVPALEDCGKGCSPIFCSISSDRREWLKWSREELLGQLKPMFHGIKWSCGNGTEEFSVEQLVQQILDTHPTKPAPRTHACLCSGGLGSGSLTHKCSSTKHRIISPKVEPRALTLTSIPHPHPPEPPPLIAPLPPELPKAHTSPSSSSSSSSSSGFAEPLEIRPSPPTSRGGSSRGGTAILLLTGLEQRTGGLTPTRHLAPQPDPRPSMSLAVVVGSEPSAPPAPPSPAFDPDRFLNSPQRGQTYGGGQGVSPDFPEAEAAHTLCSALEPAAALEPQAAARGPPPQSGAGGRRGNCFFIQDDDSGDELKAQGPAPPAPSPPPSPSPSPAPLEPSSRVGRGEALFGGAGGASELEPFSLSSFPDLMGELISDEAPSIPAPTSQLSPALSTITDFSPEWSYPEGGVKVLITGPWTEAAEHYSCVFDHIAVPASLVQPGVLRCYCPAHEVGLVSLQVAGREGPLSASVLFEYRARRFLSLPSTQLDWLSLDDNQFRMSILERLEQMEKRMAEIAATGQAPCQGPDVPPIQDEGQGPGFEARVVVLVESMIPRSTWRGPERLAHGSPFRGMSLLHLAAAQGYARLIETLSQWRSVETGSLDLEQEVDPLNVDHFSCTPLMWACALGHLEAAVLLFRWNRQALSIPDSLGRLPLSVAHSRGHVRLARCLEELQRQEASAEPPPALSPPSSSPDTELSEGTFSVTSAYSSAPDGSPPPAHLPTAEITMEEVLPGQLSSGAPETPIFLMDYEATNPKGSPPPPPALPPALDAGAAPEEADSPPAVDVIPVDMISLAKQIIEATPERIKREDFVGLPEAGAPVRERTGAVGLSETMSWLASYLENVDHFPSSAPSSELPFERGRLALPPAPSWAEFLSASASGKMESDFALLTLSDHEQRELYEAARVIQMAFRKYKGRRLKEQQEVAAAVIQRCYRKYKQFALYKKMTQAAILIQSKFRSYYEQKRFQQSRRAAVLIQQHYRSYRRRPTGSLPARNKGSFLTKKQDQAARKIMRFLRRCRHRMRELKQNQELEGLPQPGLAT; this comes from the exons ATGAATACCAAGGACATCACCGAGGTTGCTG AGAACAGCCACCACCTGAAGATCTTTCTCCCCAAGAAGCTGCTGGAGTGTCTTCCTCGCTGTCCGCTGCTGCCTCCAGAGCGGCTACGGTGGAATACAAATGAG GAGATTGCATCCTACTTGATCACCTTTGAGAAGCACGATGAGTGGCTATCCTGTGCCCCAAAGACAAG ACCTCAGAATGGCTCCATTATCCTCTACAATCGTAAGAAGGTGAAGTACCGGAAGGATGGTTACCTCTGGAAGAAGCGGAAGGATGGGAAGACCACCCGAGAGGACCACATGAAGCTGAAGGTCCAGGGCATGGAG cctgtctCCTGGCAGTGTCTCTATGGCTGCTACGTTCACTCTTCCATCGTCCCCACATTCCATCGGCGCTGCTACTGGCTGCTCCAG AACCCTGACATCGTCCTCGTGCACTACCTGAACGTCCCAGCCCTGGAGGATTGTGGAAAGGGCTGCAGCCCCATCTTTTGTTCCATCAGCAGCGACCGTCGAGAGTGGCTGAAGTGGTCCCGGGAGGAGCTGTTGGGACAGCTGAAGCCCATGT TTCATGGCATCAAATGGAGCTGTGGGAACGGAACAGAGGAGTTCTCTGTAGAGCAGCTGGTGCAGCAGATCCTGGACACCCACCCGACCAAGCCTGCACCCCGAACCCATGCCTGTCTCTGCAGTGGGGGCCTTG GTTCCGGGAGCCTTACCCACAAATGCAGCAGCACGAAACACCGCATCATCTCTCCCAAAGTGGAGCCCCGAGCTCTAACTCTGACCTCtattccccatccccatccccccgAGCCCCCTCCACTAATAGCCCCACTTCCCCCAGAGCTCCCCAAGGCACACACCTCcccatcttcttcctcctcttcctcctcttcatcaGGCTTTGCAGAACCCCTAGAGATAAGACCTAGCCCTCCCACCTCTCGAGGGGGTTCGTCAAGAGGAGGCACCGCTATCCTCCTTCTGACGGGACTGGAGCAGCGTACTGGGGGCTTGACACCCACCAGACACTTGGCTCCTCAGCCTGATCCTCGGCCTTCCATGAGCTTGGCTGTGGTTGTAGGCTCTGAGCCCTCTGCCCCACCAGcacctcccagccctgcctttgACCCTGATCGTTTTCTCAACAGCCCCCAGAGGGGCCAGACATATGGAGGAGGGCAGGGGGTAAGCCCAGACTTCCCCGAGGCAGAGGCCGCCCATACCCTCTGTTCCGCCCTAGAGCCTGCTGCTGCCCTGGAGCCCCAGGCAGCTGCCCGGGGTCCCCCTCCACAGTCGGGAGcaggtgggagaagaggaaactgcTTCTTCATTCAAGATGATGACAGTGGGGATGAGCTCAAGGCCCAGGGGCCTGCCCCACCTGCACCTTCACCCCCTCCTTCACCCTCGCCCTCACCTGCCCCCTTGGAGCCATCCAGCCGGGTCGGAAGAGGGGAGGCCTTGTTTGGAGGAGCTGGCGGGGCCAGCGAGCTGGAGCccttcagtctttcatcattccCAGACCTTATGGGAGAACTCATCAGTGACGAAGCGCCAAGCATCCCTGCCCCAACCTCCCAGCTCTCTCCTGCTCTTAGCACCATCACAGACTTCTCCCCAGAGTGGTCCTACCCGGAG GGTGGGGTCAAGGTGCTCATCACAGGTCCCTGGACAGAGGCCGCCGAGCATTATTCCTGTGTCTTCGATCACATCGCAGTGCCAGCCTCACTTGTCCAGCCTGGTGTCTTACGCTGCTACTGTCCCG cccatGAGGTAGGGCTGGTGTCTTTGCAGGTGGCCGGGCGGGAGGGGCCCCTTTCTGCTTCTGTGCTCTTTGAGTATCGAGCCCGCCGATTCCTGTCACTGCCCAGTACTCAGCTTGACTGGTTGTCACTAGATG ACAACCAGTTCCGGATGTCCATACTGGAGCGACTGGAGCAGATGGAGAAGAGGATGGCAGAGATTGCAGCAACTGGGCAGGCACCCTGCCAGGGTCCTGATGTACCTCCAATCCAG GATGAAGGCCAGGGGCCCGGGTTCGAGGCACGGGTGGTGGTCTTGGTAGAAAGCATGATCCCACGCTCCACCTGGAGGGGTCCTGAACGTCTGGCCCACGGAAGCCCCTTCCGGGGCATGAGCCTTCTGCACCTGGCTGCTGCCCAGGGCTACGCCCGCCTCATCGAGACCCTGAGCCAGTGGCG GAGTGTGGAGACTGGAAGCTTGGACTTAGAGCAAGAGGTTGACCCACTCAACGTGGATCATTTCTCTTGCACCCCTCTG aTGTGGGCTTGTGCCCTGGGACACCTGGAAGCTGCTGTGCTCCTTTTCCGTTGGAACCGACAGGCACTGAGCATTCCCGACTCTCTGGGCCGTCTCCCCCTGTCCGTGGCTCATTCCCGGGGTCATGTGCGCCTTGCCCGCTGCCTTGAGGAACTGCAGAGACAGGAAGCTTCAGCagagcccccacctgccctgtcaCCACCCTCCTCCAGCCCCGACACTG AGCTGTCGGAAGGCACTTTCTCCGTCACATCAGCCTATTCCAGCGCCCCAGATGGGAGTCCTCCCCCCGCTCATCTGCCGACTGCTGAGATTACTATGGAGGAGGTGCTCCCAGGCCAGCTCTCCTCTGGTGCCCCGGAAACCCCCATATTCCTCATGGACTATGAAGCCACCAACCCCAAAgggtccccaccccctcctcctgctctcccACCAGCCCTGGATGCGGGGGCTGCTCCAGAAGAAGCCGACAGCCCACCAGCTGTGGACGTGATCCCG GTGGACATGATCTCACTGGCCAAGCAGATCATTGAAGCCACACCAGAGCGGATTAAACGAGAGGACTTCGTGGGGCTGCCTGAGGCTGGAGCCCCAGTGCGGGAGCGGACAGGGGCCGTGGGGCTCAGCGAGACCATGTCCTGGCTGGCCAGCTATCTGGAGAATGTGGACCATTTCCCCAGCTCAGCCCCTTCCAG TGAACTGCCTTTTGAGCGGGGTCGCCTGGCTCTCCCTCCAGCGCCTTCCTGGGCAGAGTTTCTCTCTGCATCGGCCAGTGGCAAGATGGAGAGTGATTTTGCCCTGCTGACATTATCGGATCATGAGCAGCGGGAACTGTATGAGGCAGCCCGAGTCATCCAGATGGCCTTCCGAAAGTACAAG GGCCGGAGGCTGAAGGAGCAGCAGGAGGTGGCAGCAGCTGTGATCCAGCGCTGTTACCGGAAGTACAAGCAG TTTGCACTCTATAAGAAGATGACCCAGGCAGCCATCCTGATCCAGAGCAAGTTCCGAAGCTACTATGAACAGAAGCGATTTCAGCAGAGCCGTCGAGCAGCTGTGCTCATCCAGCAGCACTACCGCTCCTACCGCCGCCGGCCCACGGGCAGCCTGCCTGCTCGCAACAA AGGCTCCTTTCTCACCAAGAAGCAGGACCAGGCAGCCAGGAAGATCATGAGATTCCTGCGGCGTTGCCGACACAG GATGAGGGAATTGAAGCAGAACCAGGAGCTGGAAGGACTTCCCCAGCCAGGACTGGCCACCTGA
- the CAMTA2 gene encoding calmodulin-binding transcription activator 2 isoform X4, which yields MNTKDITEVAENSHHLKIFLPKKLLECLPRCPLLPPERLRWNTNEEIASYLITFEKHDEWLSCAPKTRPQNGSIILYNRKKVKYRKDGYLWKKRKDGKTTREDHMKLKVQGMEPVSWQCLYGCYVHSSIVPTFHRRCYWLLQNPDIVLVHYLNVPALEDCGKGCSPIFCSISSDRREWLKWSREELLGQLKPMFHGIKWSCGNGTEEFSVEQLVQQILDTHPTKPAPRTHACLCSGGLGSGSLTHKCSSTKHRIISPKVEPRALTLTSIPHPHPPEPPPLIAPLPPELPKAHTSPSSSSSSSSSSGFAEPLEIRPSPPTSRGGSSRGGTAILLLTGLEQRTGGLTPTRHLAPQPDPRPSMSLAVVVGSEPSAPPAPPSPAFDPDRFLNSPQRGQTYGGGQGVSPDFPEAEAAHTLCSALEPAAALEPQAAARGPPPQSGAGGRRGNCFFIQDDDSGDELKAQGPAPPAPSPPPSPSPSPAPLEPSSRVGRGEALFGGAGGASELEPFSLSSFPDLMGELISDEAPSIPAPTSQLSPALSTITDFSPEWSYPEGGVKVLITGPWTEAAEHYSCVFDHIAVPASLVQPGVLRCYCPAHEVGLVSLQVAGREGPLSASVLFEYRARRFLSLPSTQLDWLSLDDNQFRMSILERLEQMEKRMAEIAATGQAPCQGPDVPPIQDEGQGPGFEARVVVLVESMIPRSTWRGPERLAHGSPFRGMSLLHLAAAQGYARLIETLSQWRSVETGSLDLEQEVDPLNVDHFSCTPLMWACALGHLEAAVLLFRWNRQALSIPDSLGRLPLSVAHSRGHVRLARCLEELQRQEASAEPPPALSPPSSSPDTELSEGTFSVTSAYSSAPDGSPPPAHLPTAEITMEEVLPGQLSSGAPETPIFLMDYEATNPKGSPPPPPALPPALDAGAAPEEADSPPAVDVIPVDMISLAKQIIEATPERIKREDFVGLPEAGAPVRERTGAVGLSETMSWLASYLENVDHFPSSAPSSELPFERGRLALPPAPSWAEFLSASASGKMESDFALLTLSDHEQRELYEAARVIQMAFRKYKGRRLKEQQEVAAAVIQRCYRKYKQLTWIALKFALYKKMTQAAILIQSKFRSYYEQKRFQQSRRAAVLIQQHYRSYRRRPTGSLPARNKGSFLTKKQDQAARKIMRFLRRCRHRMRELKQNQELEGLPQPGLAT from the exons ATGAATACCAAGGACATCACCGAGGTTGCTG AGAACAGCCACCACCTGAAGATCTTTCTCCCCAAGAAGCTGCTGGAGTGTCTTCCTCGCTGTCCGCTGCTGCCTCCAGAGCGGCTACGGTGGAATACAAATGAG GAGATTGCATCCTACTTGATCACCTTTGAGAAGCACGATGAGTGGCTATCCTGTGCCCCAAAGACAAG ACCTCAGAATGGCTCCATTATCCTCTACAATCGTAAGAAGGTGAAGTACCGGAAGGATGGTTACCTCTGGAAGAAGCGGAAGGATGGGAAGACCACCCGAGAGGACCACATGAAGCTGAAGGTCCAGGGCATGGAG cctgtctCCTGGCAGTGTCTCTATGGCTGCTACGTTCACTCTTCCATCGTCCCCACATTCCATCGGCGCTGCTACTGGCTGCTCCAG AACCCTGACATCGTCCTCGTGCACTACCTGAACGTCCCAGCCCTGGAGGATTGTGGAAAGGGCTGCAGCCCCATCTTTTGTTCCATCAGCAGCGACCGTCGAGAGTGGCTGAAGTGGTCCCGGGAGGAGCTGTTGGGACAGCTGAAGCCCATGT TTCATGGCATCAAATGGAGCTGTGGGAACGGAACAGAGGAGTTCTCTGTAGAGCAGCTGGTGCAGCAGATCCTGGACACCCACCCGACCAAGCCTGCACCCCGAACCCATGCCTGTCTCTGCAGTGGGGGCCTTG GTTCCGGGAGCCTTACCCACAAATGCAGCAGCACGAAACACCGCATCATCTCTCCCAAAGTGGAGCCCCGAGCTCTAACTCTGACCTCtattccccatccccatccccccgAGCCCCCTCCACTAATAGCCCCACTTCCCCCAGAGCTCCCCAAGGCACACACCTCcccatcttcttcctcctcttcctcctcttcatcaGGCTTTGCAGAACCCCTAGAGATAAGACCTAGCCCTCCCACCTCTCGAGGGGGTTCGTCAAGAGGAGGCACCGCTATCCTCCTTCTGACGGGACTGGAGCAGCGTACTGGGGGCTTGACACCCACCAGACACTTGGCTCCTCAGCCTGATCCTCGGCCTTCCATGAGCTTGGCTGTGGTTGTAGGCTCTGAGCCCTCTGCCCCACCAGcacctcccagccctgcctttgACCCTGATCGTTTTCTCAACAGCCCCCAGAGGGGCCAGACATATGGAGGAGGGCAGGGGGTAAGCCCAGACTTCCCCGAGGCAGAGGCCGCCCATACCCTCTGTTCCGCCCTAGAGCCTGCTGCTGCCCTGGAGCCCCAGGCAGCTGCCCGGGGTCCCCCTCCACAGTCGGGAGcaggtgggagaagaggaaactgcTTCTTCATTCAAGATGATGACAGTGGGGATGAGCTCAAGGCCCAGGGGCCTGCCCCACCTGCACCTTCACCCCCTCCTTCACCCTCGCCCTCACCTGCCCCCTTGGAGCCATCCAGCCGGGTCGGAAGAGGGGAGGCCTTGTTTGGAGGAGCTGGCGGGGCCAGCGAGCTGGAGCccttcagtctttcatcattccCAGACCTTATGGGAGAACTCATCAGTGACGAAGCGCCAAGCATCCCTGCCCCAACCTCCCAGCTCTCTCCTGCTCTTAGCACCATCACAGACTTCTCCCCAGAGTGGTCCTACCCGGAG GGTGGGGTCAAGGTGCTCATCACAGGTCCCTGGACAGAGGCCGCCGAGCATTATTCCTGTGTCTTCGATCACATCGCAGTGCCAGCCTCACTTGTCCAGCCTGGTGTCTTACGCTGCTACTGTCCCG cccatGAGGTAGGGCTGGTGTCTTTGCAGGTGGCCGGGCGGGAGGGGCCCCTTTCTGCTTCTGTGCTCTTTGAGTATCGAGCCCGCCGATTCCTGTCACTGCCCAGTACTCAGCTTGACTGGTTGTCACTAGATG ACAACCAGTTCCGGATGTCCATACTGGAGCGACTGGAGCAGATGGAGAAGAGGATGGCAGAGATTGCAGCAACTGGGCAGGCACCCTGCCAGGGTCCTGATGTACCTCCAATCCAG GATGAAGGCCAGGGGCCCGGGTTCGAGGCACGGGTGGTGGTCTTGGTAGAAAGCATGATCCCACGCTCCACCTGGAGGGGTCCTGAACGTCTGGCCCACGGAAGCCCCTTCCGGGGCATGAGCCTTCTGCACCTGGCTGCTGCCCAGGGCTACGCCCGCCTCATCGAGACCCTGAGCCAGTGGCG GAGTGTGGAGACTGGAAGCTTGGACTTAGAGCAAGAGGTTGACCCACTCAACGTGGATCATTTCTCTTGCACCCCTCTG aTGTGGGCTTGTGCCCTGGGACACCTGGAAGCTGCTGTGCTCCTTTTCCGTTGGAACCGACAGGCACTGAGCATTCCCGACTCTCTGGGCCGTCTCCCCCTGTCCGTGGCTCATTCCCGGGGTCATGTGCGCCTTGCCCGCTGCCTTGAGGAACTGCAGAGACAGGAAGCTTCAGCagagcccccacctgccctgtcaCCACCCTCCTCCAGCCCCGACACTG AGCTGTCGGAAGGCACTTTCTCCGTCACATCAGCCTATTCCAGCGCCCCAGATGGGAGTCCTCCCCCCGCTCATCTGCCGACTGCTGAGATTACTATGGAGGAGGTGCTCCCAGGCCAGCTCTCCTCTGGTGCCCCGGAAACCCCCATATTCCTCATGGACTATGAAGCCACCAACCCCAAAgggtccccaccccctcctcctgctctcccACCAGCCCTGGATGCGGGGGCTGCTCCAGAAGAAGCCGACAGCCCACCAGCTGTGGACGTGATCCCG GTGGACATGATCTCACTGGCCAAGCAGATCATTGAAGCCACACCAGAGCGGATTAAACGAGAGGACTTCGTGGGGCTGCCTGAGGCTGGAGCCCCAGTGCGGGAGCGGACAGGGGCCGTGGGGCTCAGCGAGACCATGTCCTGGCTGGCCAGCTATCTGGAGAATGTGGACCATTTCCCCAGCTCAGCCCCTTCCAG TGAACTGCCTTTTGAGCGGGGTCGCCTGGCTCTCCCTCCAGCGCCTTCCTGGGCAGAGTTTCTCTCTGCATCGGCCAGTGGCAAGATGGAGAGTGATTTTGCCCTGCTGACATTATCGGATCATGAGCAGCGGGAACTGTATGAGGCAGCCCGAGTCATCCAGATGGCCTTCCGAAAGTACAAG GGCCGGAGGCTGAAGGAGCAGCAGGAGGTGGCAGCAGCTGTGATCCAGCGCTGTTACCGGAAGTACAAGCAG CTGACCTGGATTGCACTTAAG TTTGCACTCTATAAGAAGATGACCCAGGCAGCCATCCTGATCCAGAGCAAGTTCCGAAGCTACTATGAACAGAAGCGATTTCAGCAGAGCCGTCGAGCAGCTGTGCTCATCCAGCAGCACTACCGCTCCTACCGCCGCCGGCCCACGGGCAGCCTGCCTGCTCGCAACAA AGGCTCCTTTCTCACCAAGAAGCAGGACCAGGCAGCCAGGAAGATCATGAGATTCCTGCGGCGTTGCCGACACAG GATGAGGGAATTGAAGCAGAACCAGGAGCTGGAAGGACTTCCCCAGCCAGGACTGGCCACCTGA
- the CAMTA2 gene encoding calmodulin-binding transcription activator 2 isoform X10: MNTKDITEVAENSHHLKIFLPKKLLECLPRCPLLPPERLRWNTNEEIASYLITFEKHDEWLSCAPKTRPQNGSIILYNRKKVKYRKDGYLWKKRKDGKTTREDHMKLKVQGMENPDIVLVHYLNVPALEDCGKGCSPIFCSISSDRREWLKWSREELLGQLKPMFHGIKWSCGNGTEEFSVEQLVQQILDTHPTKPAPRTHACLCSGGLGSGSLTHKCSSTKHRIISPKVEPRALTLTSIPHPHPPEPPPLIAPLPPELPKAHTSPSSSSSSSSSSGFAEPLEIRPSPPTSRGGSSRGGTAILLLTGLEQRTGGLTPTRHLAPQPDPRPSMSLAVVVGSEPSAPPAPPSPAFDPDRFLNSPQRGQTYGGGQGVSPDFPEAEAAHTLCSALEPAAALEPQAAARGPPPQSGAGGRRGNCFFIQDDDSGDELKAQGPAPPAPSPPPSPSPSPAPLEPSSRVGRGEALFGGAGGASELEPFSLSSFPDLMGELISDEAPSIPAPTSQLSPALSTITDFSPEWSYPEGGVKVLITGPWTEAAEHYSCVFDHIAVPASLVQPGVLRCYCPAHEVGLVSLQVAGREGPLSASVLFEYRARRFLSLPSTQLDWLSLDDNQFRMSILERLEQMEKRMAEIAATGQAPCQGPDVPPIQDEGQGPGFEARVVVLVESMIPRSTWRGPERLAHGSPFRGMSLLHLAAAQGYARLIETLSQWRSVETGSLDLEQEVDPLNVDHFSCTPLMWACALGHLEAAVLLFRWNRQALSIPDSLGRLPLSVAHSRGHVRLARCLEELQRQEASAEPPPALSPPSSSPDTGLSSVSSPSELSEGTFSVTSAYSSAPDGSPPPAHLPTAEITMEEVLPGQLSSGAPETPIFLMDYEATNPKGSPPPPPALPPALDAGAAPEEADSPPAVDVIPVDMISLAKQIIEATPERIKREDFVGLPEAGAPVRERTGAVGLSETMSWLASYLENVDHFPSSAPSSELPFERGRLALPPAPSWAEFLSASASGKMESDFALLTLSDHEQRELYEAARVIQMAFRKYKGRRLKEQQEVAAAVIQRCYRKYKQFALYKKMTQAAILIQSKFRSYYEQKRFQQSRRAAVLIQQHYRSYRRRPTGSLPARNKGSFLTKKQDQAARKIMRFLRRCRHRMRELKQNQELEGLPQPGLAT, encoded by the exons ATGAATACCAAGGACATCACCGAGGTTGCTG AGAACAGCCACCACCTGAAGATCTTTCTCCCCAAGAAGCTGCTGGAGTGTCTTCCTCGCTGTCCGCTGCTGCCTCCAGAGCGGCTACGGTGGAATACAAATGAG GAGATTGCATCCTACTTGATCACCTTTGAGAAGCACGATGAGTGGCTATCCTGTGCCCCAAAGACAAG ACCTCAGAATGGCTCCATTATCCTCTACAATCGTAAGAAGGTGAAGTACCGGAAGGATGGTTACCTCTGGAAGAAGCGGAAGGATGGGAAGACCACCCGAGAGGACCACATGAAGCTGAAGGTCCAGGGCATGGAG AACCCTGACATCGTCCTCGTGCACTACCTGAACGTCCCAGCCCTGGAGGATTGTGGAAAGGGCTGCAGCCCCATCTTTTGTTCCATCAGCAGCGACCGTCGAGAGTGGCTGAAGTGGTCCCGGGAGGAGCTGTTGGGACAGCTGAAGCCCATGT TTCATGGCATCAAATGGAGCTGTGGGAACGGAACAGAGGAGTTCTCTGTAGAGCAGCTGGTGCAGCAGATCCTGGACACCCACCCGACCAAGCCTGCACCCCGAACCCATGCCTGTCTCTGCAGTGGGGGCCTTG GTTCCGGGAGCCTTACCCACAAATGCAGCAGCACGAAACACCGCATCATCTCTCCCAAAGTGGAGCCCCGAGCTCTAACTCTGACCTCtattccccatccccatccccccgAGCCCCCTCCACTAATAGCCCCACTTCCCCCAGAGCTCCCCAAGGCACACACCTCcccatcttcttcctcctcttcctcctcttcatcaGGCTTTGCAGAACCCCTAGAGATAAGACCTAGCCCTCCCACCTCTCGAGGGGGTTCGTCAAGAGGAGGCACCGCTATCCTCCTTCTGACGGGACTGGAGCAGCGTACTGGGGGCTTGACACCCACCAGACACTTGGCTCCTCAGCCTGATCCTCGGCCTTCCATGAGCTTGGCTGTGGTTGTAGGCTCTGAGCCCTCTGCCCCACCAGcacctcccagccctgcctttgACCCTGATCGTTTTCTCAACAGCCCCCAGAGGGGCCAGACATATGGAGGAGGGCAGGGGGTAAGCCCAGACTTCCCCGAGGCAGAGGCCGCCCATACCCTCTGTTCCGCCCTAGAGCCTGCTGCTGCCCTGGAGCCCCAGGCAGCTGCCCGGGGTCCCCCTCCACAGTCGGGAGcaggtgggagaagaggaaactgcTTCTTCATTCAAGATGATGACAGTGGGGATGAGCTCAAGGCCCAGGGGCCTGCCCCACCTGCACCTTCACCCCCTCCTTCACCCTCGCCCTCACCTGCCCCCTTGGAGCCATCCAGCCGGGTCGGAAGAGGGGAGGCCTTGTTTGGAGGAGCTGGCGGGGCCAGCGAGCTGGAGCccttcagtctttcatcattccCAGACCTTATGGGAGAACTCATCAGTGACGAAGCGCCAAGCATCCCTGCCCCAACCTCCCAGCTCTCTCCTGCTCTTAGCACCATCACAGACTTCTCCCCAGAGTGGTCCTACCCGGAG GGTGGGGTCAAGGTGCTCATCACAGGTCCCTGGACAGAGGCCGCCGAGCATTATTCCTGTGTCTTCGATCACATCGCAGTGCCAGCCTCACTTGTCCAGCCTGGTGTCTTACGCTGCTACTGTCCCG cccatGAGGTAGGGCTGGTGTCTTTGCAGGTGGCCGGGCGGGAGGGGCCCCTTTCTGCTTCTGTGCTCTTTGAGTATCGAGCCCGCCGATTCCTGTCACTGCCCAGTACTCAGCTTGACTGGTTGTCACTAGATG ACAACCAGTTCCGGATGTCCATACTGGAGCGACTGGAGCAGATGGAGAAGAGGATGGCAGAGATTGCAGCAACTGGGCAGGCACCCTGCCAGGGTCCTGATGTACCTCCAATCCAG GATGAAGGCCAGGGGCCCGGGTTCGAGGCACGGGTGGTGGTCTTGGTAGAAAGCATGATCCCACGCTCCACCTGGAGGGGTCCTGAACGTCTGGCCCACGGAAGCCCCTTCCGGGGCATGAGCCTTCTGCACCTGGCTGCTGCCCAGGGCTACGCCCGCCTCATCGAGACCCTGAGCCAGTGGCG GAGTGTGGAGACTGGAAGCTTGGACTTAGAGCAAGAGGTTGACCCACTCAACGTGGATCATTTCTCTTGCACCCCTCTG aTGTGGGCTTGTGCCCTGGGACACCTGGAAGCTGCTGTGCTCCTTTTCCGTTGGAACCGACAGGCACTGAGCATTCCCGACTCTCTGGGCCGTCTCCCCCTGTCCGTGGCTCATTCCCGGGGTCATGTGCGCCTTGCCCGCTGCCTTGAGGAACTGCAGAGACAGGAAGCTTCAGCagagcccccacctgccctgtcaCCACCCTCCTCCAGCCCCGACACTG GTCTGAGCAGTGTCTCCTCCCCCTCAGAGCTGTCGGAAGGCACTTTCTCCGTCACATCAGCCTATTCCAGCGCCCCAGATGGGAGTCCTCCCCCCGCTCATCTGCCGACTGCTGAGATTACTATGGAGGAGGTGCTCCCAGGCCAGCTCTCCTCTGGTGCCCCGGAAACCCCCATATTCCTCATGGACTATGAAGCCACCAACCCCAAAgggtccccaccccctcctcctgctctcccACCAGCCCTGGATGCGGGGGCTGCTCCAGAAGAAGCCGACAGCCCACCAGCTGTGGACGTGATCCCG GTGGACATGATCTCACTGGCCAAGCAGATCATTGAAGCCACACCAGAGCGGATTAAACGAGAGGACTTCGTGGGGCTGCCTGAGGCTGGAGCCCCAGTGCGGGAGCGGACAGGGGCCGTGGGGCTCAGCGAGACCATGTCCTGGCTGGCCAGCTATCTGGAGAATGTGGACCATTTCCCCAGCTCAGCCCCTTCCAG TGAACTGCCTTTTGAGCGGGGTCGCCTGGCTCTCCCTCCAGCGCCTTCCTGGGCAGAGTTTCTCTCTGCATCGGCCAGTGGCAAGATGGAGAGTGATTTTGCCCTGCTGACATTATCGGATCATGAGCAGCGGGAACTGTATGAGGCAGCCCGAGTCATCCAGATGGCCTTCCGAAAGTACAAG GGCCGGAGGCTGAAGGAGCAGCAGGAGGTGGCAGCAGCTGTGATCCAGCGCTGTTACCGGAAGTACAAGCAG TTTGCACTCTATAAGAAGATGACCCAGGCAGCCATCCTGATCCAGAGCAAGTTCCGAAGCTACTATGAACAGAAGCGATTTCAGCAGAGCCGTCGAGCAGCTGTGCTCATCCAGCAGCACTACCGCTCCTACCGCCGCCGGCCCACGGGCAGCCTGCCTGCTCGCAACAA AGGCTCCTTTCTCACCAAGAAGCAGGACCAGGCAGCCAGGAAGATCATGAGATTCCTGCGGCGTTGCCGACACAG GATGAGGGAATTGAAGCAGAACCAGGAGCTGGAAGGACTTCCCCAGCCAGGACTGGCCACCTGA